One part of the Solanum dulcamara chromosome 8, daSolDulc1.2, whole genome shotgun sequence genome encodes these proteins:
- the LOC129900831 gene encoding uncharacterized protein LOC129900831 has translation MECAKVSPAVRKGKKKQVKDEMDRIKQAEKKKRRLEKALATSAAIRSELEKKKQKKKEEQQKLDEEGAAIAEAVALHVLVGEESDDSCELLLKKDKESNQWDLARNFDFFMGGERAMLPHQDLSICSVEATRWVSGPNGDGCMWNEQENTAWMVSSVPWVGNVHHKWFDEGNWEVQRISADLLAAQAVSSLHIAGDAPVDSYVFDRMLR, from the coding sequence ATGGAATGTGCTAAAGTTTCGCCTGCTGTTAGAAAAGGGAAGAAGAAGCAAGTAAAGGATGAGATGGATCGAATTAAACAGGCTGAGAAAAAAAAGAGGCGCTTAGAGAAAGCCTTGGCTACTTCAGCTGCCATTCGCTCTGAATTGGAAAAGAAGaaacagaaaaagaaagaagaacagCAAAAGCTTGATGAAGAGGGTGCTGCAATTGCCGAGGCAGTTGCTCTGCACGTCCTAGTAGGTGAAGAATCAGATGATTCATGTGAGCTTTTGCTTAAGAAGGATAAAGAATCAAACCAATGGGATCTTGCTAGAAATTTTGACTTTTTTATGGGTGGAGAAAGAGCAATGCTTCCTCATCAAGACCTCTCAATATGTTCAGTTGAAGCAACACGGTGGGTGTCTGGTCCCAACGGGGATGGATGCATGTGGAATGAGCAGGAAAATACTGCGTGGATGGTTTCTTCTGTACCTTGGGTAGGGAATGTTCACCATAAATGGTTTGATGAAGGGAATTGGGAGGTTCAAAGAATTTCTGCTGATCTTCTTGCAGCACAGGCTGTCTCATCACTTCATATTGCAGGAGATGCTCCAGTGGACTCATATGTCTTCGATCGGATGCTGCGGTAG